One Candidatus Dadabacteria bacterium genomic window, TCTACGACATTCTCGACACCTATAACAACACCTTTGACTCTCTTGCGTACGCCTGGGGATCGCTTGTGCATTTCAAGGAATTGCTGGAACTGTACATAAGCGTTGCCGATTCCAGAAACCGGGAAGTGCTGCTGGAGGTGAAAAAAGACGTCGAGGATCATTTATCGATGCTGCGGGGATATTTCCGATCGCAGGCCGACAGCGATTCAAAGAAAGACCGCGCGGAAACCGTAAAAACCGTAGCCGAAGATAAATACTCCGAAAGAGAGGAACAAGAAATAATCTGGTATTCACTTCCCGATGTCCCAAACGTTTGAACAGCTTCGAGAGCCTCTGCCTCGCTACTCAGCGAAAAACCTGTATTACAGGCTTCTTGCCGCCTTTCTCAGGACATTCGGGAGGCTGTCATGCGGAATCGACAAGGGGTTTGCCTACGGGTTCGACTCGGGAATTATCATGAACTACATCTACGATAACAAGGCACGGGGAAGATTCGGCGTCGGGCGGATTCTCGACAGGATGTTTTTGGATCAGGTTACGTGCAGGGCTTTCAGGTCGATAAAGCAGATACAGATTGACATGATAGATCAATATCTGCGGGAAAGGGACGGGAAGCCAACTTTCATAGTCGACCTCGCCTCGGGTAAAGCGGACTACATCTACGAAATCCTAAAATCTTCCGACCGCAAACTAAAAGTCCTGCTCTGCGATATAGCGGAATCCTCTCTTCAAGAAAGCAGGAATATCTCAGATGAACTGGGCTTTAGCGACAGAGTCAGGTTCCGCCGAGGCAATGCGCTTGACACCGAAAATCTCAAACGCATAGAACCAAAGCCCGATCTTCTGATCGAAGTCGGCCTTTACGGAATCATACACGACGACGCCCTCCTGCGCTCTCACCTGCTTGACGTCGGACGGATTCTTCGCCCCAAGGCCCTCCTTTTTAACGTCCAGACGCAAAACCCGCAGATAGAGTCAATCGCAAGGGTTCTTCAGAACCAGAACGGGGAAAGATGCGTCTGGCATCTCCGGTCAGCAGAGCAGATCATCGGCTGGGCAGAAGAAGCAGGGTTCGGAGGTCCTAAAATCGTAATGGACCCTTATAATATATACGCCGTCGTAATGATGAAGAGGAGGTAATAAGATAGTGTTTTCCAGAACGCGCGATCACGGAAATCCGGAGTCGGGCAATTGAGCCAGAAACGATTCGTACTGGGCTGGCAGTCGGAATCGGAAACACTTCCACTGCTTGAAAGAACAAAATCCGGAAAACTGGATTCCGTCACCCGAAGCCCGCATGGAATGTGGAACTACATGACCTACCGGGACGCGATAAATATCCTGGGCATGGATCCCTCCCGGATATATACCGACGGCAGAATTGACCTTGATCCGGAGCAGTGGGCCGATTTCGGCTGGATGCTCTGCCACTGCGGTCCTCCCCGGAGCGCGGTTCGGGAAATGAAAAAACGGACGCTGCCCTCCAACATAAACCCTTATTCTCCCGACCTCATAAATCCTCTCAGGGACTTATGCGCCGAATCCGTGTTCAAACGCAGAAGAGGCGGGGATTTTGAAGTGATAGGCACCGAGGGTGCTCAGGCGGGTATCTCCTATGTCCTTAATTCGTTCACGGACCCGGGCGATGAAATTATAATCACCGATCCCGGCTATTTTCATTTCGAATCGGCAATCCTGATGGCGGGAGGAATTCCTGTAAAAACGACGCTTGGCGCCGGTAACGGGTTCAGGCTAGACCCGCTTGAAATCGAAAAGCTGCTTTCCGAGAAAACGAAAATCATAATAGTCTGCGATCCCATAAACCCCTTCGGCACGGTACAGAAAAAAGAAGAACTGCTGTCGCTGATCGAGATCGCCAGAGATAACGACATCATAATAATGAAC contains:
- a CDS encoding class I SAM-dependent methyltransferase family protein produces the protein MSQTFEQLREPLPRYSAKNLYYRLLAAFLRTFGRLSCGIDKGFAYGFDSGIIMNYIYDNKARGRFGVGRILDRMFLDQVTCRAFRSIKQIQIDMIDQYLRERDGKPTFIVDLASGKADYIYEILKSSDRKLKVLLCDIAESSLQESRNISDELGFSDRVRFRRGNALDTENLKRIEPKPDLLIEVGLYGIIHDDALLRSHLLDVGRILRPKALLFNVQTQNPQIESIARVLQNQNGERCVWHLRSAEQIIGWAEEAGFGGPKIVMDPYNIYAVVMMKRR
- a CDS encoding pyridoxal phosphate-dependent aminotransferase, translating into MSQKRFVLGWQSESETLPLLERTKSGKLDSVTRSPHGMWNYMTYRDAINILGMDPSRIYTDGRIDLDPEQWADFGWMLCHCGPPRSAVREMKKRTLPSNINPYSPDLINPLRDLCAESVFKRRRGGDFEVIGTEGAQAGISYVLNSFTDPGDEIIITDPGYFHFESAILMAGGIPVKTTLGAGNGFRLDPLEIEKLLSEKTKIIIVCDPINPFGTVQKKEELLSLIEIARDNDIIIMNDITHNTHRIDPHSEHFPMSSLCKDTNTDNVVSIYSVSHGYGMAAVRIGFLAGHPDIMKACLTTKVSLTRLNTNLIAQYGALAALKDDSYITETEEIIRKNYHFIKDIVARTRGIEIPVEPSYGFSMVIDASGTGVTAQELTVSLFKRNIAVYPGDGLGDSGATDYVRLNFSHPDQHALKRLEDSLGEAIEEAQTGIYTESVIRFFEQRQNERAGWILRELKNRAKNRQAAY